From the genome of Streptomyces sp. NBC_01260, one region includes:
- a CDS encoding YceD family protein: protein MISKAGKALNGHLDHRNPLVFDTHELGRRPGALKRLTRSVDAPKDFGIDGVVGVPEGAPVELDVRLESVMEGVLVTGTARASAEGECVRCLEPLSLEVEADFQEMFSYPDADDRNRSKTADPVDDAEDDEDRFFLEDGLFDLESVLRDAVVLALPMQPVCRETCAGLCSECGVRLDENPGHHHEALDIRWAALQGLAETVQDGEKDNMGGAEPGVDEKQEK, encoded by the coding sequence ATGATTTCGAAAGCAGGAAAAGCCCTGAACGGCCACCTCGACCACCGAAACCCTCTCGTGTTCGATACGCACGAGCTGGGTCGGCGTCCAGGTGCCCTGAAGCGGCTGACCCGCTCGGTGGACGCCCCCAAGGACTTCGGTATCGACGGAGTCGTCGGTGTGCCGGAAGGCGCACCCGTGGAGCTGGATGTCCGCCTCGAATCGGTCATGGAAGGTGTGCTTGTCACAGGCACCGCCCGTGCATCGGCCGAGGGGGAGTGCGTAAGGTGTCTGGAGCCGCTGAGTCTTGAGGTCGAGGCGGACTTCCAGGAGATGTTCTCGTACCCTGACGCCGATGACCGGAACCGCAGCAAGACGGCGGACCCGGTCGACGACGCCGAGGACGACGAGGACAGGTTCTTCCTTGAGGACGGCTTGTTCGACCTCGAGTCAGTGCTGCGTGATGCGGTGGTGCTCGCACTGCCGATGCAGCCGGTGTGCCGGGAGACCTGCGCCGGTCTGTGCTCCGAATGCGGAGTCAGGCTGGACGAGAACCCCGGTCACCACCACGAAGCCCTCGACATTCGTTGGGCGGCATTGCAGGGACTCGCCGAGACCGTTCAGGACGGCGAGAAGGACAACATGGGCGGCGCCGAACCTGGCGTCGACGAGAAGCAGGAGAAGTAG
- a CDS encoding CAP domain-containing protein, whose amino-acid sequence MGRHRRSAAAPAAEETAEWDTGRGRGARRRKRSGMPVRTGLLGVSAAMAVGAVAVASGLLPGGDNHLGGGSAADQVRSQGAPDLLTQGGSTTAPADRATASDTASRGTGRSDGPTKPGSSADGKPSSSPSKTSGATTEAEQKEPSRRASASQAPAAAATKNAPAAASSAAAAPAPSTSAPAPRRTTAPPADTSAQAAVLSLVNQERSKAGCSPVTASSSLASLAQNFSDDMAARGFFDHTDPDGRTPWDRAAKAGVDGLGGENIARGQAGAQAVMDAWMNSDGHRANILNCDYKTLGVGVHFGSGGPWWTQDFGF is encoded by the coding sequence ATGGGACGCCATCGACGCTCCGCCGCAGCTCCCGCCGCTGAAGAGACCGCGGAGTGGGACACGGGCCGGGGCCGGGGAGCCCGCCGCAGGAAGCGGTCCGGGATGCCGGTACGTACAGGACTGCTCGGCGTCTCCGCGGCCATGGCCGTCGGGGCCGTGGCCGTGGCCTCAGGTCTGCTGCCCGGCGGCGACAACCACCTGGGTGGCGGTTCCGCCGCCGACCAGGTGCGCTCCCAGGGCGCACCGGACCTGCTGACGCAGGGCGGCTCCACGACCGCGCCGGCCGACCGCGCGACCGCGTCCGACACCGCCAGTCGCGGCACCGGCCGCAGCGACGGGCCCACGAAGCCGGGCTCCTCCGCCGACGGCAAGCCGTCCTCCTCCCCCTCCAAGACGTCCGGGGCGACGACGGAGGCGGAGCAGAAGGAGCCCTCCCGGCGGGCTTCCGCTTCGCAGGCTCCCGCGGCCGCGGCCACGAAGAATGCCCCCGCGGCCGCGAGCTCGGCGGCAGCGGCGCCGGCGCCCTCGACCTCCGCTCCGGCCCCCCGCCGGACCACGGCGCCGCCCGCCGACACCTCGGCCCAGGCCGCCGTGCTCTCCCTGGTCAACCAGGAGCGCTCCAAGGCCGGCTGCAGCCCGGTGACCGCAAGCAGTTCGCTGGCCTCGCTCGCCCAGAACTTCAGCGACGACATGGCCGCCCGCGGTTTCTTCGACCACACCGACCCTGACGGCAGGACCCCCTGGGACCGTGCCGCCAAGGCCGGCGTGGACGGACTCGGCGGCGAGAACATCGCCCGCGGCCAGGCCGGCGCACAGGCCGTGATGGACGCCTGGATGAACAGCGACGGCCACCGCGCGAACATTCTCAACTGCGACTACAAGACGCTCGGCGTGGGTGTCCACTTCGGCTCCGGCGGTCCCTGGTGGACCCAGGACTTCGGCTTCTGA
- the rpmF gene encoding 50S ribosomal protein L32 has translation MAVPKRKMSRSNTRHRRSQWKAAVPTLVSCERCQEPKLQHIACPSCGTYNKRQVLEV, from the coding sequence GTGGCTGTTCCGAAGCGGAAGATGTCGCGCAGCAACACGCGCCACCGCCGGTCGCAGTGGAAGGCTGCGGTCCCCACCCTGGTTTCGTGCGAGCGTTGCCAGGAGCCGAAGCTGCAGCACATTGCGTGCCCCAGCTGCGGCACGTACAACAAGCGCCAGGTCCTCGAGGTCTGA
- a CDS encoding AAA family ATPase codes for MHLKSLTLRGFKSFASATTLRFEPGITCVVGPNGSGKSNVVDALSWVMGEQGAKSLRGGKMEDVIFAGTTGRPPLGRAEVSLTIDNSDGALPIEYAEVTITRIMFRNGGSEYQINGDTCRLLDIQELLSDSGIGREMHVIVGQGQLDSVLHADPMGRRAFIEEAAGVLKHRKRKEKALRKLDAMGANLARVQDLTDELRRQLKPLGRQAAVARRAAVIQADLRDARLRLLADDLVRLHTALRGEIADEAALKQRRETAETELKAALGREAELEDEVRRLTPRLQRAQQTWYELSQLAERVRGTISLADARVKSATAPPEEERRGRDPEDMEREAARIREQEAELAAALEAAEHALEDTASHRSELEKELAAEERRLKDAARALADRREGLARLTGQVNAARSRVGSAQSEIDRLAASRDEARERAVAAQEEYEQLKAEVDGLDAGDAELGERHEAARSELKEAEASLSAAREAATAAERKRAAVAARHDALALGLRRKDGTGVLLGARDRLTGLLGPAAELLTVAPGHEVAVAAALGAAADAVAVTDPATAAEAIRLLRKLDAGRAALLLGGVGEGVGGGVGGGVGGAGGAGGAGVPGGAGGADGVDVPGGAGGAGGAGGGVAVPGKPDAVGQVPGQGAEVDTASRGGVAHVPGQGAQPAHEGAAPSVPRGPGTEAAQGPAGTEAAADGRPVALAPGGRGNPAVADLVSGPVELMAAVRRLVRDMVVVGTLEDAEDLVAARPELTAVTGEGDVLSAHFAHGGSAGAPSLLEVRASVDEAAAELAELAVRCTELAEAQRLAAQRRGTVAALVEELGERRRAADREKSGVAQQLGRLAGQARGAAGEADRMAASAARAQEALERATQDAEELAERLLVAEEATQDGADEEPDTGVRDRLAADGANARQTEMEARLQVRTHEERVKALAGRADSLDRGARAEREARARVEQRRTRLRHEAAVASAVASGARQLLAHVEVSVVRAEQERVAAEASKAERERELADERRQGRDLKGELDKLTDSVHRGEVLGAEKRLRIEQLEAKALEELGVEPAGLAAEYGPDQLVPPSPAAEGEELPEDPEHPRNQPKAFVRAEQEKRLKSAERAYQQLGKVNPLALEEFSALEERHKFLSEQLEDLKKTRADLMQVIKEVDERVEQVFTEAYRDTAREFEGVFSRLFPGGEGRLILTDPDHMLTTGVDVEARPPGKKVKRLSLLSGGERSLTAVALLVSIFKARPSPFYVMDEVEAALDDTNLQRLIRIMVELQESSQLIVITHQKRTMEVADALYGVSMQGDGVSKVISQRLR; via the coding sequence GTGCACCTCAAGTCCCTGACCCTGCGTGGTTTCAAATCGTTCGCCTCCGCCACGACCCTGCGGTTCGAACCCGGGATCACCTGTGTGGTCGGTCCCAATGGGTCGGGCAAGTCCAATGTGGTGGACGCGCTCTCCTGGGTCATGGGGGAGCAGGGTGCCAAATCCCTGCGCGGCGGCAAGATGGAGGACGTGATCTTCGCCGGTACCACCGGGCGGCCTCCGCTCGGGAGGGCGGAGGTGTCACTGACCATCGACAATTCCGACGGCGCACTGCCCATCGAGTACGCCGAAGTGACGATCACTCGGATCATGTTCCGCAATGGCGGCAGCGAATACCAGATCAATGGCGACACCTGCCGGCTGCTGGACATCCAGGAACTCCTCTCGGACTCCGGTATCGGCCGGGAGATGCATGTCATCGTCGGCCAGGGCCAGCTGGACTCCGTGCTGCACGCCGACCCGATGGGGCGCCGCGCGTTCATCGAGGAGGCCGCCGGTGTACTGAAGCACCGCAAGCGCAAGGAGAAGGCGCTGCGGAAACTGGACGCGATGGGGGCGAACCTGGCCCGGGTCCAGGACCTCACCGACGAACTGCGGCGACAGCTGAAGCCGCTCGGCCGGCAGGCGGCCGTCGCGCGCCGGGCCGCCGTCATCCAGGCCGATCTGCGCGACGCCCGGCTGCGGCTGCTCGCCGACGACCTGGTGCGGCTGCACACCGCGCTGCGCGGTGAGATCGCCGACGAGGCGGCGCTGAAGCAGCGCCGGGAGACGGCTGAGACGGAGCTCAAGGCGGCGCTCGGGCGCGAGGCGGAACTTGAGGACGAGGTACGGCGGCTGACGCCGCGGCTCCAGCGCGCCCAGCAGACCTGGTACGAGCTGTCGCAGCTGGCCGAACGGGTGCGCGGCACGATCTCGCTGGCCGACGCCCGGGTGAAGAGTGCCACCGCCCCACCGGAGGAGGAGCGGCGCGGCCGCGACCCGGAGGACATGGAACGCGAGGCCGCCCGGATCCGCGAGCAGGAGGCGGAGCTGGCCGCGGCGCTGGAAGCGGCGGAACACGCCCTGGAGGACACCGCCTCCCACCGGTCCGAGCTGGAAAAGGAGTTGGCGGCCGAGGAACGCAGGCTGAAGGATGCGGCCCGCGCCCTCGCGGACCGACGCGAAGGGCTCGCCCGGCTGACCGGTCAGGTCAACGCGGCCCGCAGCCGCGTCGGATCGGCGCAGTCGGAGATCGACCGGCTGGCCGCATCGCGCGACGAGGCGCGGGAGCGGGCGGTCGCCGCCCAGGAGGAGTACGAGCAGCTCAAGGCCGAGGTCGACGGCCTGGACGCCGGTGACGCCGAGCTCGGCGAGCGGCACGAGGCCGCCAGGAGCGAGCTGAAGGAGGCGGAGGCCTCGCTCTCCGCCGCCCGGGAGGCCGCCACCGCCGCCGAACGCAAGCGCGCCGCGGTCGCGGCCCGGCATGACGCACTGGCCCTCGGGCTGCGCCGCAAGGACGGCACCGGAGTGCTGCTCGGCGCCCGGGACCGGCTGACCGGCTTGCTCGGGCCGGCCGCGGAACTGCTCACGGTGGCCCCGGGACACGAGGTCGCGGTGGCCGCCGCACTGGGCGCGGCGGCGGACGCGGTGGCGGTGACGGACCCGGCCACCGCGGCCGAGGCGATCCGGCTGCTGCGGAAACTGGATGCGGGCCGGGCCGCGCTGCTGCTCGGAGGCGTCGGCGAGGGCGTCGGCGGAGGAGTTGGCGGAGGAGTTGGCGGAGCCGGGGGCGCGGGTGGTGCAGGTGTGCCGGGTGGTGCCGGCGGCGCGGACGGTGTCGATGTGCCCGGCGGTGCGGGAGGCGCAGGCGGTGCGGGCGGTGGTGTCGCCGTCCCCGGGAAGCCCGATGCGGTGGGGCAGGTGCCCGGTCAGGGTGCGGAGGTGGACACGGCGTCCCGGGGCGGCGTCGCCCACGTCCCCGGGCAGGGGGCGCAGCCCGCGCACGAGGGCGCGGCCCCGTCGGTCCCCCGGGGGCCCGGTACGGAGGCGGCTCAGGGGCCGGCCGGGACCGAGGCGGCGGCGGACGGACGGCCGGTGGCCCTGGCTCCCGGCGGCCGGGGGAACCCCGCCGTCGCCGATCTCGTCAGCGGTCCCGTCGAACTGATGGCCGCGGTGCGCAGGCTGGTGCGGGACATGGTGGTCGTCGGAACGCTGGAGGACGCCGAGGACCTGGTGGCCGCCCGTCCGGAGCTGACGGCCGTGACCGGCGAGGGCGACGTGCTCTCGGCGCACTTCGCGCACGGCGGTTCCGCGGGGGCGCCCAGTCTCCTCGAAGTCCGGGCGTCCGTGGACGAGGCGGCCGCCGAGCTGGCCGAACTGGCGGTGCGGTGCACGGAGCTGGCCGAGGCGCAGCGGCTCGCGGCGCAGCGGCGCGGCACCGTCGCGGCGCTCGTCGAGGAGCTGGGGGAGCGGCGCCGGGCCGCCGACCGGGAGAAGTCCGGGGTGGCCCAGCAGCTCGGGCGACTGGCCGGCCAGGCGCGGGGTGCGGCCGGTGAGGCGGACCGGATGGCCGCCTCCGCCGCCCGCGCCCAGGAGGCGCTGGAGCGCGCGACCCAGGACGCGGAGGAGCTCGCCGAGCGGCTGCTCGTCGCCGAGGAGGCCACGCAGGACGGCGCGGACGAGGAACCGGACACCGGCGTGCGCGACCGGCTCGCCGCCGACGGTGCCAATGCCCGCCAGACCGAGATGGAGGCCCGCCTCCAGGTCCGTACCCACGAGGAACGCGTCAAGGCGCTGGCCGGCCGCGCCGACTCCCTCGACCGCGGCGCCCGCGCCGAACGGGAGGCGCGGGCCCGCGTCGAGCAGCGCAGGACCCGGCTGCGTCACGAGGCCGCGGTGGCCTCCGCCGTGGCGTCCGGCGCCCGTCAGCTGCTTGCCCACGTCGAGGTGTCCGTCGTACGGGCGGAACAGGAACGGGTCGCCGCCGAGGCCTCGAAGGCCGAGCGGGAACGGGAGCTGGCGGACGAGCGCCGGCAGGGCCGCGACCTCAAGGGCGAGCTCGACAAGCTGACGGACTCGGTCCACCGGGGAGAGGTGCTCGGCGCCGAGAAGCGGCTGCGGATAGAGCAGCTGGAGGCGAAGGCCCTGGAGGAGCTGGGTGTGGAGCCGGCCGGTCTGGCCGCCGAGTACGGGCCCGACCAGCTCGTGCCGCCGTCCCCGGCCGCGGAGGGCGAGGAGCTGCCGGAGGACCCGGAGCATCCGCGCAACCAGCCGAAGGCGTTCGTCAGGGCCGAGCAGGAGAAGCGGCTGAAGTCGGCCGAACGGGCGTACCAGCAACTCGGGAAGGTGAATCCGCTCGCTCTCGAAGAGTTCTCCGCGCTGGAGGAGCGGCACAAGTTCCTCTCCGAGCAGCTTGAGGACCTGAAGAAGACCCGGGCCGATCTGATGCAGGTCATCAAGGAGGTCGACGAGCGCGTCGAGCAGGTCTTCACCGAGGCGTACCGGGACACCGCCCGCGAGTTCGAGGGCGTCTTCTCGCGCCTCTTCCCGGGCGGTGAGGGGCGGCTCATCCTGACCGACCCGGACCATATGCTCACGACCGGCGTGGACGTCGAGGCCCGCCCGCCGGGCAAGAAGGTGAAGCGGCTGTCCCTGCTGTCCGGCGGTGAACGGTCGCTGACAGCAGTGGCGTTGCTCGTCTCGATCTTCAAGGCCAGGCCGAGCCCGTTCTATGTGATGGACGAGGTCGAGGCAGCCCTCGACGACACCAACCTGCAGCGGCTGATCCGGATCATGGTGGAACTCCAGGAGAGCTCGCAGCTCATCGTGATCACGCACCAGAAGCGGACGATGGAGGTCGCGGACGCGCTCTACGGTGTCTCGATGCAGGGCGACGGGGTCTCCAAGGTCATCAGTCAGCGGCTGCGCTGA
- a CDS encoding acylphosphatase, which translates to MNEDVRLTAWVRGRVQQVGFRWFTRANALEIGGLTGFALNLDDGRVQVVAEGRRADCHRLLDWLRSDDTPGRVDGVTEIWDTPRGGYEGFAIR; encoded by the coding sequence ATGAACGAAGATGTACGACTCACCGCCTGGGTACGCGGCCGAGTACAGCAAGTAGGGTTTCGCTGGTTCACCAGGGCAAACGCCCTGGAGATCGGCGGCCTCACCGGATTCGCCCTCAATCTCGACGACGGCAGGGTGCAGGTGGTCGCCGAGGGGCGGCGTGCGGATTGCCACCGTCTGCTGGATTGGCTGCGCTCGGACGACACACCCGGCCGCGTTGACGGAGTCACTGAGATCTGGGACACCCCGCGGGGCGGATACGAGGGTTTTGCGATCCGCTGA
- the mutM gene encoding bifunctional DNA-formamidopyrimidine glycosylase/DNA-(apurinic or apyrimidinic site) lyase, translated as MPELPEVEVVRRGLQRWVTGRTVDDVEVLHPRAVRRHLAGGVDFAARLAGIRFGPAMRRGKYLWVPLDDTSSSLLGHLGMSGQLLVQPQDAADEKHLRVRIRFDDSLGTELRFVDQRTFGGLSLHDNTPDGVPDTIAHIARDPLDPEFDDAAFHTALRLRRTTVKRALLDQSLISGVGNIYADEALWRAKLHYDRPTATLTRPKSAELLGHVREVMNAALEQGGTSFDSLYVNVNGESGYFDRSLDAYGREDEPCHRCGTPMRRRAWMNRSSYFCPRCQRPPRDAG; from the coding sequence GTGCCCGAGCTGCCCGAGGTCGAAGTCGTACGACGCGGTCTCCAGCGCTGGGTGACCGGGCGCACGGTCGACGACGTCGAGGTCCTGCACCCGCGGGCGGTCCGCCGTCATCTCGCGGGGGGCGTGGACTTCGCGGCCCGGCTCGCCGGCATCCGTTTCGGACCGGCGATGCGCCGCGGCAAATACCTCTGGGTGCCGCTGGACGACACGTCCAGCTCACTCCTCGGGCACCTCGGCATGAGCGGTCAGCTGCTCGTCCAGCCGCAGGACGCCGCCGACGAGAAGCATCTGCGCGTCCGGATCCGGTTCGACGACTCCCTCGGCACCGAACTGCGCTTCGTCGACCAGCGCACCTTCGGCGGCCTCTCGCTCCACGACAACACCCCCGACGGAGTGCCGGACACCATCGCGCACATCGCCCGCGATCCGCTGGACCCGGAATTCGACGACGCCGCCTTCCACACCGCGCTGCGACTGCGCCGCACCACGGTCAAGCGCGCCCTGCTCGATCAGTCGCTGATCAGCGGTGTCGGCAACATCTACGCGGACGAGGCGCTGTGGCGCGCCAAGCTGCACTACGACCGGCCGACCGCGACCCTGACCCGTCCCAAGTCGGCCGAGCTGCTCGGCCATGTCCGCGAGGTGATGAACGCGGCGCTGGAACAGGGCGGCACGAGTTTCGACAGCCTCTACGTCAATGTGAACGGTGAGTCCGGCTACTTCGACCGGTCGCTGGACGCCTACGGGCGCGAGGACGAGCCCTGCCACCGCTGCGGTACGCCGATGAGGCGCCGCGCCTGGATGAACCGGTCCAGCTACTTCTGCCCGCGCTGTCAGCGTCCGCCGCGCGACGCCGGCTGA
- a CDS encoding winged helix-turn-helix transcriptional regulator: MDENGGSGTDDRPGDEWLFDVFSKRCPSRGTLEHVTGRWGSLTLGALYEGSLRFNALRRRVDGVSEKMLSQTLHALERDGLVHREAQPTNPPRVDYELTPLGQQVAEQLLGLIQLVEGRMAEVMVARDRYDEAHAAREG; the protein is encoded by the coding sequence ATGGACGAGAACGGCGGCAGCGGGACGGACGACCGCCCGGGCGACGAGTGGCTCTTCGACGTGTTCTCCAAGCGGTGCCCCTCGCGCGGCACCCTGGAACATGTCACCGGTCGCTGGGGAAGCCTGACGCTCGGCGCCCTGTACGAGGGCAGCCTCCGCTTCAACGCACTGCGCCGCCGGGTCGACGGGGTGAGCGAGAAGATGCTCTCCCAGACACTGCACGCCCTGGAGCGTGACGGGCTGGTGCACCGCGAGGCACAGCCCACCAACCCACCCCGCGTCGACTACGAGCTCACACCGCTGGGACAACAGGTCGCCGAGCAGTTGCTCGGGCTGATCCAGCTCGTCGAGGGCCGGATGGCCGAGGTCATGGTGGCCCGTGACCGCTACGACGAGGCCCACGCGGCCCGGGAGGGCTAG
- a CDS encoding cell division initiation protein gives MDVQKKLDEIVEAVGSARSMPMSASCVVNRAELLAMLEEVRQALPGSLAHAQELIGGREQLVEQARQEAGRIIETAHAERGSLISDTEIARRSQAEADRILGEARKDAEEIRGEADEYVDSKLANFEVVLTKTIGSVDRGREKLLGRGEGFDEQGYEDPDFAEAPERSADPATLQRRADEYVDTKLGAFEAVLAKTLEAVGRGRQKLHGRVATDDLGAHMAAQDAAGSQGHTSDEDHWAGLAETAAPQPQQVPQQVPQQLPPQVDPQFPAQAEPQYAQTYPYQDQPQQDVYGYQQQPDPYAGYQQQGYDQNQVQLPAQGYDAWQQQPVQAQQPLQQHGEGALDETSLFDTSMIDLEQLRRYEQER, from the coding sequence GTGGACGTGCAGAAGAAGCTCGACGAGATCGTCGAAGCGGTCGGGAGCGCCCGGTCGATGCCCATGTCGGCGTCCTGCGTGGTCAACCGCGCCGAACTGCTCGCGATGCTCGAAGAGGTGCGCCAGGCCCTGCCAGGCTCCCTGGCGCACGCGCAGGAGCTCATCGGCGGCCGGGAGCAGCTCGTCGAGCAGGCCCGACAGGAGGCCGGGCGGATCATCGAGACCGCCCACGCCGAGCGCGGCTCGCTGATCTCCGACACCGAGATCGCCCGCCGGTCCCAGGCCGAGGCCGACCGGATCCTCGGTGAGGCCCGCAAGGACGCCGAGGAGATCCGCGGCGAGGCCGACGAGTACGTCGACAGCAAGCTCGCCAACTTCGAGGTCGTCCTCACCAAGACCATCGGTTCCGTCGACCGGGGCCGCGAGAAGCTCCTCGGCCGGGGCGAGGGCTTCGACGAGCAGGGCTACGAGGACCCGGACTTCGCCGAGGCCCCCGAGCGCAGCGCCGACCCGGCCACGCTCCAGCGCCGGGCCGACGAGTACGTGGACACCAAGCTCGGTGCCTTCGAGGCGGTGCTCGCCAAGACCCTGGAGGCGGTGGGCCGGGGCCGGCAGAAACTGCACGGCCGGGTCGCCACCGACGACCTCGGCGCGCACATGGCCGCCCAGGACGCCGCGGGCAGCCAGGGCCACACCAGCGACGAGGACCACTGGGCGGGACTGGCCGAGACGGCCGCCCCGCAACCGCAGCAGGTGCCCCAGCAGGTGCCCCAGCAGCTGCCGCCGCAGGTTGATCCGCAGTTCCCCGCACAGGCGGAGCCGCAGTACGCGCAGACGTACCCGTACCAGGACCAGCCGCAGCAGGACGTGTACGGCTACCAGCAGCAGCCGGACCCCTACGCCGGGTACCAGCAGCAGGGCTACGACCAGAATCAGGTCCAGCTGCCCGCCCAGGGCTACGACGCCTGGCAGCAGCAGCCCGTCCAGGCCCAGCAGCCCCTCCAGCAGCACGGTGAGGGCGCCCTGGACGAGACCAGCCTGTTCGACACCAGCATGATCGACCTGGAGCAGCTCCGCCGGTACGAACAGGAGCGCTGA
- the rnc gene encoding ribonuclease III: MSELSHAKKQADNVNTASSHTLLEGRLGYHLESALLVRALTHRSYAYENGGLPTNERLEFLGDSVLGLVVTDTLYRTHPDLPEGQLAKLRAAVVNSRALAEVGRGLELGSFIRLGRGEEGTGGRDKASILADTLEAVLGAVYLDQGLGAASELVHRLFDPLIDRSSNLGAGLDWKTSLQELTASESLGVPEYLVTETGPDHEKTFTAAARVGGVSYGTGTGRSKKEAEQQAAESAWREISAAAEAREAVAKEAAADGGAADTPADPPPSTDVAPA; the protein is encoded by the coding sequence ATGTCTGAGTTGTCCCACGCCAAGAAGCAGGCAGACAACGTCAACACAGCCTCGTCCCACACGCTTCTGGAAGGGCGGCTCGGGTACCACCTCGAGTCCGCCCTTCTGGTGCGTGCGCTGACCCATCGTTCGTACGCGTACGAGAACGGCGGTCTGCCCACCAACGAGCGGCTCGAATTCCTCGGGGATTCGGTGCTCGGACTGGTGGTCACGGACACGCTGTACCGCACTCACCCCGACCTGCCTGAAGGCCAGCTGGCCAAATTGCGGGCCGCGGTGGTCAACTCGCGTGCGCTTGCGGAAGTGGGCCGCGGCCTCGAACTCGGCTCCTTCATCCGGCTCGGCCGCGGTGAAGAGGGCACGGGTGGCCGGGACAAGGCGTCCATCCTCGCCGACACCCTGGAAGCGGTGCTCGGCGCGGTCTATCTCGATCAGGGCCTCGGCGCGGCCTCGGAGCTGGTCCACCGGCTCTTCGACCCGCTGATCGACAGGTCCTCCAACCTCGGCGCCGGCCTGGACTGGAAGACCAGTCTCCAGGAGCTGACCGCGAGCGAGAGCCTCGGGGTTCCCGAGTACCTCGTCACGGAGACCGGCCCGGATCACGAGAAGACCTTTACTGCTGCTGCTCGCGTCGGTGGTGTCTCGTACGGCACCGGCACCGGCCGTAGCAAGAAGGAAGCGGAGCAACAGGCGGCAGAATCCGCCTGGCGCGAGATCAGCGCCGCCGCGGAGGCGCGGGAGGCTGTGGCCAAGGAGGCCGCCGCCGACGGAGGGGCCGCCGACACCCCTGCCGACCCGCCGCCGTCCACGGACGTCGCTCCTGCCTGA
- a CDS encoding sugar porter family MFS transporter has protein sequence MTSTSQGPESGARAAHPDHLGHVIFITAAAAMGGFLFGYDSSVINGAVEAIRSRYDIGSGTLAQVIAIALIGCAIGAATAGRIADRIGRIRCMQIASVLFTISAVGSALPFALWDLAMWRIIGGFAIGMASVIGPAYIAEVSPPAYRGRLGSFQQAAIVIGIAISQLVNYGILQIADGDQRGRIGGLEAWQWMLGVMVVPALLYGLLSLAIPESPRFLISVGKKERARQILSEVEGNNVDLDARVAEIETAMHREHKSTFKDLLGSRFGFLPIVWIGIGLSVFQQLVGINVAFYYSATLWQSVGIDPTDSFFYSFTTSIINIIGTVIAMVLVDRVGRRPLALVGSCGMAVALAFEAWAFSADLVDGKLPNTQGVVALVAAHVFVLFFALSWGVVVWVFLGEMFPNRIRAAALGVAASAQWIANWAITASFPSLADWNLSGTYIIYACFATLSIPFVVLFVKETKGKALEEMG, from the coding sequence GTGACCAGCACATCGCAGGGACCGGAGTCCGGAGCAAGAGCGGCCCATCCGGACCACCTCGGCCATGTCATCTTCATCACGGCAGCCGCTGCGATGGGCGGCTTCCTCTTCGGTTACGACAGCTCCGTGATCAACGGGGCGGTCGAGGCGATCCGCAGCCGGTACGACATCGGCTCCGGCACCCTCGCCCAGGTCATCGCCATCGCCCTGATCGGCTGTGCGATCGGCGCGGCCACCGCGGGCCGCATCGCCGACCGTATCGGCCGCATCCGCTGCATGCAGATCGCCTCGGTCCTCTTCACCATCAGCGCCGTCGGTTCCGCGCTCCCGTTCGCGCTCTGGGACCTGGCGATGTGGCGCATCATCGGTGGCTTCGCCATCGGCATGGCCTCGGTGATCGGCCCGGCGTACATCGCCGAGGTCTCGCCGCCCGCCTACCGAGGCCGTCTCGGCTCCTTCCAGCAGGCCGCGATCGTCATCGGCATCGCCATCTCCCAGCTGGTCAACTACGGCATCCTGCAGATCGCCGACGGTGACCAGCGCGGCAGGATCGGCGGCCTCGAAGCCTGGCAGTGGATGCTCGGCGTGATGGTCGTGCCCGCCCTCCTGTACGGGCTGCTGTCCCTCGCGATCCCCGAGTCGCCGCGGTTCCTGATCTCGGTCGGCAAGAAGGAGCGGGCTCGACAGATCCTGTCGGAGGTCGAGGGCAACAATGTCGACCTGGACGCCCGGGTGGCCGAGATCGAGACCGCGATGCACCGCGAGCACAAGTCGACCTTCAAGGATCTGCTGGGCAGCCGCTTCGGCTTCCTGCCCATCGTCTGGATCGGTATCGGCCTGTCGGTCTTCCAGCAGCTCGTCGGCATCAATGTGGCGTTCTACTACTCGGCGACACTGTGGCAGTCCGTCGGCATCGACCCGACCGACTCGTTCTTCTATTCGTTCACCACCTCGATCATCAACATCATCGGTACGGTGATCGCGATGGTTCTGGTGGACCGCGTGGGCCGCCGCCCGCTGGCCCTCGTCGGCTCCTGCGGCATGGCCGTCGCCCTCGCCTTCGAGGCGTGGGCCTTCTCCGCCGACCTGGTCGACGGCAAGCTCCCCAACACCCAGGGCGTGGTCGCGCTCGTCGCCGCGCACGTCTTCGTGCTCTTCTTCGCCCTGTCGTGGGGTGTCGTGGTCTGGGTCTTCCTCGGCGAGATGTTCCCCAACCGGATCCGCGCCGCGGCGCTCGGCGTCGCCGCGTCCGCCCAGTGGATCGCCAACTGGGCGATCACCGCGAGCTTCCCGAGCCTCGCCGACTGGAACCTGTCGGGCACGTACATCATCTACGCCTGCTTCGCCACGCTCTCGATCCCCTTCGTCGTCTTGTTCGTCAAGGAGACCAAGGGCAAGGCGCTGGAGGAGATGGGCTGA